GAAATACTTCAATGTTGCTTGTGCAATGGAACTTAAGTAGGTTGCATTCGATTAAGCACGAATGCACCACAGACTACAGCAGCATTTAGTTTCATAATATATTGGGAACTATGAAAatctacttaaaaaataaacgcaaataataataaataaaaattattacaaatccTTTAGAAACTTTTCGCTGCAAATTTGAATCAATTGACACCTATACTTGAAAATTTCGAAAGTTACCAATCAGTTTGAATtatgtgatatttttaatacatattctaATAGGTTATATTTAAGAACCATTTTAACCAACTCCGTTATCAACAGAACCTGTTCATCTTTACGGCAGTACTTGGTGCAGCATCAGCCCTTCCTTCCTACATAGCGGTACCATCAGATCAGATAGCCTTTCTGGATCTGACCGCTCTCCGCGCTCGTCGGGTGCCAAGGCAGACTCTGGAACCACCTTCCCTTCCACAAGCTGCTTACCAAGATGATTACCAGCCTGTACCGTTGGAACAGTATAACCAACCAAGTaagtattgtttaaaattttattaaatattttttttaaatttatttatacagagtttaattttatgattaactgttttaatataaaatattattgtagacaaaaaatatctttaaaaataattgaaaggAATAATGGAAATACGAAGACCCCCATAAGATACTTAAGGTACTTTATAACACCAACATATCAAGTCCTATTTCATGTCGCAATTCCCCTAATGTCCTTCTGTTATTATGTACACATTATGCTCAATAACTACCACAGACAGGacttaagtattaaaatacttgTGTATTGTACAATCACGTGGTAAATCGACCTCAACATTGCGACCTCAAGTGAAAGTTACAAAGGATCACTTTCTATTTAAGCGTAACATGTTTCACTTTGAATGGCATTCAAAATCACTTTCCTCTATTGTCCATTATATAAAGTCTAGTGAGCGGTACTTTCGATAACTTATATCATGTATGGTACAAGAAATTACCCGTATTATGTCATATGTAATCGTTATGAAAGCGTACGAGGCACTTTAAAGGTTATGGTTTCCATTCTGAATTGGTTTCTATCCAATAGatatgttaatataattatattatataatcaatGAGCTTCATTgcctataaaaaacaattatttagaaaacCGGTCCAGGAATTTGAGGTCAAGTCCAAGAGTTAAAGACGCCGCTGAATTCGAATTAATCGGTTTACACGTACATTAGATTGCGtctttaattgttaaaaaaaaacagcttTAGAAATGTATTACCTTTTCAGGCGTAGCTCTCGCACCTCCCCCACCACCACAAGCCCCAAGAATACAGCAACAAGAGAATAGAGCTGAACCATTAGAACAATATGCAGAAAGACCTGCAGATTTCGGGGAATATGTTGACTTTGGGGCTCAAACTGGAGATAACGGAGCCTTTGGATGGTATGCGGACTATCCACTCAACAATCAAGAATCGTATAAACATTAGAGTCTTTAATGACTTATCCAATCAGTATTAGACAATCTTGCCAAGTTAGGTATATAACCAAAGATTGACATTGCAGAATTACCGCACATTTGTTTTAGACGGTTAATTCCGCATTCAGAGATAGTTAGATAGATTAATAATGCAAAGTAAACTGTGATAAGCGCTACGATAGTTCACTTTAACACTCTATCTGCTTAAATAATGCATCTATCAAGATGCAGTATTGTATTTCCTATTACTTTTCTTGCTTCTTCTTACTttcttaaatactttattcttGTTCTATATTTCATGCTTCCTTTCTTTCTTCGCTTATTCTACGTTATCTATAATcttgattcttttttttcatttctatAGACATGCTTCTTTCTCTCTATCACTTCCTTATCGTACTTATTTCCTTTCATTACTTTCTATACTTATCTACGTTTATATCTTAATCTATTTccacttatttttttagactTAGACTAGACACATacttgatttatatttaagaaatatctACGGCTGATTTAGATTTGGCTTTGGTAATCTAGACAAGCAATTGCTGAGGTcgaagattttataaatagcaactatttattaaacatttacaaaGACTACCCACGGCAATTTAAGCTGCGCCTTCTATTGAGTAGACTAGTATATGAAATATCTGTTCATGCAAGACCTATTGTGTCTAAAGTTTCATTTCTATCTTCCTATCAAGCCTTTTCTCTCTATTCTTAATCTTTATACACTTTCTCTCATCACGCTTTATGTCTCCAATCATCAATTAGTTTCTCTGTTTacctatttcatttcattttcctCATAAATCTATCATCATAAATACTACTTCCTAAACCTTTCtcttcattattataatttttatatatgatttttcttcttatttttctatattatgtaCAGTAAAATCTCTTTATTCGCGGGGTATACGTTCCATAAATATGCCGCGAATACAGAAACCGTGAATACAGAATGGTAATTTATATGGGTTTATAGGGGATACGTTCCTAGGtgccaaaataaataaacacaagtatataagaaaatcaattttattgatGTTATTGAACATTTTGATTATGTAATCATTATCCTCAGGCTTAGGCAATGGTTTGaagaattttgttattttctctTGCTTGGCAGTTTTAAATAGCTCCTTCAATTCAGACTGATACTCAGCAGTCGCATTAGCAATTTGCCTCTTAAAATTAAGACTTCGTTCCATAGATGAATCaatgttcataaaaaaatcgcaaagcTCATTTGCCATTCTTAAACCAAAGTCAAAGTTTGAACTTGCACGGATTCTTCGTCATTTTCTGCAGTCAGAGCAGGCCATAGATTTTTCCAGCGTAACTTCAATGTGTGTGGTTTCAGTTCGTCCAATGATTCTTTTATGTTTACGATGCATTTTGCTACGTCAAATTTTTTCGAGCATTCCATAACATTCATATCAGGATTACACTCCATATTATCTATATGATATTGCGTTAAACACCTATtggaattttgtatgaaattttagATCCgcgaataaagaaattttttaccgcgaataaagaaattgggttgcatttttttaatccGCGAATAGTGAAAACGCGAATAAAGGAAGCGCGAATAGGGAGCTTTTACTGTACTTCCTTCAACTCAGTTTCAACCTTATTACTTTTTTCTATATCTATTATTAGCATAaacgtaatattttttctagtaTGAACTATCAATTTATACGTATTTGCCATTTCTATACTCTATTCACATTCTCCTTCCTTTcctctatttatattttttgtttacattcatttattttatttcacttatctatatttaattttacctaTATCTTATCTTGATCGAAATTTCTCTTATTTTCTCATTATACATTCATACGTAATACATTctcattatatgtatatatttaatattatttttatctcatcATTACCTGTTTTTGAAcaaatttttacatacatCTTTTACTCTTTTCTTGATCGAAACTTCTCTTATTTTCCCACGATCTATATAATTCAatctcattatatttattattatttatttactctttTCTTGATCATTTATTTACTGTGTTTCACGAAACTTCTCTTATTTTCataccatatatatataattcattatttttatacctacatatatttatttttaataatttttctatctcattaaatataatgtgttTAAACAAAACTGTCATTTatcatgttttctttaaacctTTCTTAGGTAAATACAACTCAAGTATTTCTTAATATTCAAACTTTCCATTTTTCTCTTAAATCTATCTACTTTGTTTTCATTTCTTGtatcttcttctttttcttaacAATTCTCTCtacttttctttctttttccttctatctatataatcttttagtaaatctataataattgacagcattaaattttactttcagtatctttttctttcttcttttttctgtcttatatttatatacctaattctacattaaaattgtattttccaTTTCGTTTTTTATCTCATCTTCTATCTTATCATTTAGGAGCTGTTAAATTttacttctttttttaatttttaatagccCATTATTTCATTTCACTCTTGTACTCTTTTCTACCATAAGTCACAAACCATTTTCTATTTCTTACTCCATATCATATTTTTCGATTAGTTCTTTGCATTGTTTTCTTTCATTCACTATACACATTCACATTTACTACCACACTGTATTACATTCTTTCCTAAATTACTTCCTTATTCTTTTTATCACCAAAACTTCCATTTCaagtacataaatacatattaaaatcgCCACATATTCTTTCTTTCATATTCACAATTTCACCAATCTTGACatattgtttctttatttttcttatttcaattatatccGCCATGTTTTAAAGCTATCGTGACAAGGTTTTACAATCTTTTACTTCTACTCTCTGTATTATTCTTGTTCcaatatatattcttttttattctttaaactTAAACACACCTTTACTTTATGTCTGTGCTTTAAACTATACTTTCCTATTTATACTTACATATGAGAATACCATTATCAATatcaaaattatgtatgtattaattacttaatattttattttcttaatttcttTTCTTACCTATTTCTCTCTTATCTTCTTGCTTCTCCTTCCTTTCTATTTTTcttattctattctattaaGCATGCTTTTCTACTTTTCTACACTTTTTCTATCACTATGAACTATCGTTCGCTATTTGTTACGTTGttggttttattgttattgttattaaaaatttgttacatatcctgttgtttattttaaatcctgagctaataaaacacattttatttttcccaTTTATTATCATACAGTTAACATACatttcatacaatatttaaaatagattttttatttccataacAGAGTAGTAGTAGGTGAGAAATACTAAGACTACATATCTACACACACAATTTAAATGCATTGGGATTACATCTGgtaaatcttaaaaaatatacagataacaaaaaataaataactacacGAAAAACGCCAGTAATTTTGGCACAATTCTTTAAATATCTTGATGAATACGCAAAACAACGAACAAAAAAACGTTGTGagcataaaaactaaaaaaaaaaatattttgtacaacaaccatttaaataagttttttggTCCTAAAATAATACTGATTGAATACAGAATCAGTCACAATAACCATCTATAAACCTAAAGTGTATTTGTGCTTACAACCCTCCTCAAGCTTTTAAACCTATATCCCAGGTTAATGCAAATATTAGAGTATCTCTAAATATTTAGATGATTCTCAAGtcgttatttaaatgtttagtagtggttatatttctaaattaatgATTTGTAAAATTTTCGGTCAAAATAATGAACGCACTTACTTAAATGTCGGTGTCAATGAAGTTTATCAAAAACCAATAAACtgataaattttgaaaaatagttttctatttgttcatattaactatttttgaagttatacttctttaggcgcgttatgaaaaatttatgagagtgaaattttacgatgcgcgcgcaccgtgacacaaaattaacagaatgaagttgcccacggaagatgctatggcattggacataatttaaaaacaacattcgaataataatagaatttatgttacaattaatgtaatatttatttatttaatttttcaaatgtaaactgaactttattgactataatgactccttttccagtctttgattatttaattgtaattcattatttgcatgcaatcaataaaaataggtaaaaaaactttttaagttaaacggttttatgttaaacatacattgcaatgtttaagataaatgtactaaaaaccaaaaaataataaaatagatacagtcgtgggaattataaacatatgcatagactagactaaaataaaaccgtgggGCACGTCAATTGTCTACAAATTATCGACTTAATGTGCGATAGAAGAATCGTTTAATTCGTCGTTAAAATAGGCAGTTGGCCCGCAGACGGTCAGGaaattacttactattttCTTGCTCATGGAAATTCCAATAGTTATACActccatgtaaataaaagagatgtTTCAACTAGTTTATCGTTGGACATTCACACTGCTGGCTGGCGAGGAATCGTTTCACTGCTCGTAGTTTGTCTTTAATCGACAAAACATATGATAAAAGTACTACTCGCTCACCACTATGAAACCCTAAAACTCGCTTATAATTGAGCTTGCTAGCTTGTTTCCACATTCTAGCCCTACTTATCACACGTCCATCGTTGAACAACTGCCTAATTATAgtgtaacattacaaaacaaacattttaatcaacgattgtagacaattgacatgccccacggttttattttagtctagtctatgcatatgtttataattcccacgactgtatctattttattattttttggtttttagtacatttatcttaaacattgcaatgtatgtttaacataaaaccgtttaacttaaaaagtttttttacctatttttattttctagtttttagtttttatttcgcaTTTTGTTTAATGCATTTAGTGCTTCATTATTGCAAGGTTCCTTGCccgttagtttatataaataaataaattctaatataaatataatatatatttaattaataaaatagatacagtttttaatataatgttatatatatatataatatatatttatatattatataatatttatttatttatttatttttattttatttatttagtttattgtattgtcaccaaaatccaaagtgtatacaaaatttcagattAATCGGTTGACAGGAAGAgggtgaaatttgaattactaaatttgacccaagaataaaacaaacggggtgagctaaataaaaccatttaaaaactattttaaatgccaaagaagtataacttcttacgcgcgtacataagtacacgcacccttttttattaataattaaacgacTTTTCTGACTAAAGGTATTAATTAGTCTTTAATaagcattttaatatttgcgaTAACCTCCATACTCGCCGCGTTTCCTAATATTTAGTAAGACACATTTtctaataattacatttttaatatatgaaaataatgacTAGATTAACGTATGCACGCTTTACAACAAGAGAAAGATTGAGCACCAAaacttaaatgtttaaaatatatacgtaaATATTTCCTCGCTTACACAATATCTTTTGAGATGAAggcagaaaaaaataatccataaacattatattaattacaaacttATCATACacttaatgtttaaaatatattattgaaacaACCTGTAGTTTAGtctcttttaaattttgtgtatttgttGAATGAAAATATTCCTACTGTTTTGCCATAACTAAAGGTTTTTAACACTGCTCAATATTAAGTTGCAACACCGTTATATTTTACCTCTACACgttattaaaatagaatattttgtgttaacaaaacttttaataaatttttcggCGGAAATTGATTAATTAAGCGTAAAACAAAACGTCTTGAGcactgtcaactgtcaaactTGACGTTtgacaattcataaaaatgatttatgtctcacatatttttacaataaaagtataatatgCACAACGAGACACGTACACATTTCTCATTATTATAAGGATATAAGGGgtacatagtacatactatatatataatataattgggTATAAATGCATACAACCCCAAAGAACGTTTTACACCTAAATACATATTCTTGAACATCTATTTTACCTTCATATTCCATAAATACGAAGAAAAAGATGTTTGAAGCACGGCTtagatcaattttttttaaatatcattctTATAAGTTATGAACATTGTATAGCCTGTTACATATCCAGGCATATATTACTACACACATAATGCGTACAACTAGCCGATCAACATTGAACACCGtaagtttattttcaattattacaCATCTACTTGTTTTTAAGTAAGTTTATTGTAAGGTatagataccggcaaacttcttgagcattaaacaagggagtggggtAAAGTTTGCGCTTCGtacacaaacgtcaactgatttaccaattacgcgatcgacacgtcactctGCCGCCGCCCCCTCCCAGTGATACCTAAAGTCGCTTCTGCACAGGCAAGGACAtatgttcaagatgtttgccggtgttttttatttatagacattagGGCTAAGATTCAGAGCCGAGAATTAGCGCTTAAAATGCCTGCCGtatgtcaaatccaatacatttttgttacaaCGGAGATTGCGAAGTTTTACCCCATTAAAATATACGCCATCTATGGAAGAACTGTAGAACTAACAAATCTGAATAACCAAATATAGGTAAAAGTGTTTGCCGTGTCATACATCTGGTATGTTGattgttaaataaacatatttttgatttgaatGCGTTATTCAAATGtgtaataattgaaaatctatattaacATCCATTATTGATAGTTCCTACTCTACTGATATGACGATTACAAATAGTAACACTGTCATAAATACGTCAAAAATGTTACCTAACTTCAGAATTCTCACTGAAAATACATcgaaaattcatataaaattagatttgttGACTAGGAGATATTCGGATATATAATTAACacctatttaaaaacttttaactataaaaattgATCAATTCCTTTATTGTAAAGTGTACTCGTACAAGCAAGTGcgagttaattatttaaggcGCCATCTAGTTGATTCGATAATTAATAAGAGAAGACCAGAATTTTATAAGTGCCAAGACGACTTTTTGTGCCCAATTTCAATATTGTTACAATGCTCTAATGTCGCAATATTGGTACCACTGGTACAATAATTCCGGATCCCTATTTTTTCTGGCATTTACTAGTGGACAAAAATCGAtgctaatattaataataaataaaaaataaaaataataaaataaaaaggtctttgaaaaaatgtttttttatgaatttcaCCGTGAAACTAGGCTATGAGCAATTAAAGGATCTAAATAATCTACATTTACGTGAAAAGACAAAACATTCACAAAAGTGTTATTCAAAAAAGCgcgacataattaaatgaattttgtacAGTCTTAGttcctttaaaatattgttaaacatGACAAAAAGCTACACCCGAAAACCTCCTAGTTACAAGACGCCTGTAAAGTAATCAAATATAAGAATTTCTATTAGAAATACCTTTAAATACCGATATTAGGCCTTAGTACTAAGATGAGCGATTTTTGCTTACATAGGATCTTAAGATTATCTTTCGttcttaaaattactttacttTCCAATATTTCGCTTAAAATTTTGACTCAACGTCAAATTGGTACCGATTACGGCAATACCGAAATACCGGCATATTTAAGTTTTCGAGTTATAAGACTTATTTGACTCCCGAGTCGAAAAAGACAATACCATACTCATTTTTAGTATTTCACGTATGTACAAATTTACACGAGATTTGCCATTCGATTTGACATTCAAGATGTTTCATATAACGTACaacattatctttatatatataattctacactacgtgtgtatgtcactgaactccgcttaaacggcttgaccgatttgaaaatttatgtatgtatttgggtggcgccctgcctggtttagattcac
The nucleotide sequence above comes from Pieris napi chromosome 22, ilPieNapi1.2, whole genome shotgun sequence. Encoded proteins:
- the LOC125060833 gene encoding uncharacterized protein LOC125060833, coding for MNLFIFTAVLGAASALPSYIAVPSDQIAFLDLTALRARRVPRQTLEPPSLPQAAYQDDYQPVPLEQYNQPSVALAPPPPPQAPRIQQQENRAEPLEQYAERPADFGEYVDFGAQTGDNGAFGWYADYPLNNQESYKH